A genomic region of Metopolophium dirhodum isolate CAU chromosome 1, ASM1992520v1, whole genome shotgun sequence contains the following coding sequences:
- the LOC132933404 gene encoding uncharacterized protein LOC132933404 — MKKRMMVKSVRSKPRGGPSKGAGGGDGDSGGGRDRQCYNCGKHGHMSRDCAKSRGGPSKRGGGGGRGRDGGRRRGGNRGGDGGRSNEDGLAAAEEGPQSDDRRNSAAAKRKGYISTDSRHPKKK; from the exons atgaaaaaaagaatgATGGTCAAAAGTGTAAGGT ccaAGCCCAGAGGTGGCCCATCGAAAGGGGCCGGTGGTGGTGATGGTGATAGCGGTGGAGGTCGCGACCGAC AATGTTATAACTGTGGAAAACATGGGCATATGTCCCGGGATTGCG ccaAGTCCAGAGGTGGCCCGTCCAAAaggggcggtggcggtggcagGGGTCGTGATGGTGGTAGGCGGAGGGGTGGTAATAGGGGTGGTGATGGTG gacgGTCTAATGAAGACGGCCTCGCCGCGGCCGAAGAAG gACCTCAATCAGACGACCGCCGGAACTCCGCAGCCGCCAAACGTAagggatatatta GTACCGATAGCAGACACCCAAAAAAGAA atga
- the LOC132933774 gene encoding uncharacterized protein LOC132933774: MDFEFTNIHRTSKVLISGAISNSLDRFKIRKLEGRPLYLPENGEVRPMKDREVLVAQKALARIFKAKPELRDLCLDQLNQSLRAPVNSLNATYIKNYILRDNKINVIVVFGGSSDREILKRLGINFPLLDMRCYDKNLNRQFYLQLEDVSNKRIIFEIEVGYYDKSGRILNLTESHNLICKKKHSRYANKHKITYAHDPRTDVIYTK, translated from the exons ATGGATTTCGAGTTTACTAACATTCATAGAACGAGTAAGGTCCTTATATCTGGAGCGATATCGAACAGTTTGGACCGGTTTAAGATAAGGAAGCTAGAAGGACGACCGTTATATCTGCCAGAAAACGGAGAAGTAAGACCGATGAAGGATCGAGAGGTACTAGTAGCACAAAAGGCATTAGCACGAATTTTTAAGGCAAAACCCGAACTCAGGGACCTATGTCTAGACCAACTGAATCAGAGTCTTAGAGCACCAGTAAATAGTTTGAATGCGacctatataaaaaactatatactgCGTGACAATAAGATTAATGTGATTGTGGTGTTTGGAGGTAGTTCCGACAGAGAAATTTTAAAGAGATTAGGAATTAATTTTCCATTATTAGATATGCGCTGTtacgataaaaatttaaaccgacaattttatttacaattagaGGACGTATCAaacaaaagaattatttttgaaatagaaGTAGGGTATTATGACAAATCGGGAAGGATATTAAACCTTACCGAGTCacacaatttaatatgtaaaaagaaACACAGTCGCTACGCGAAT aaacacaaaATAACTTATGCACATGATCCACGCACAGACGTCATATACacaaaatga